From a region of the Fuerstiella sp. genome:
- the aroC gene encoding chorismate synthase, translated as MVIVDGVPPGLALSETDLIPDLNRRRPGQSHLVTQRKESDEPEILSGVFNGETTGTSIAVLIRNKDQRSRDYTEIKDKYRPGHADYTFDARYGVRDYRGGGRSSARETTARVAAGAIAKKLIAQAFGGTVVGYVRQVGDVIAHIDAPEAVTAEQVETLPDGSPNLVRCPDPEAAARMVSLIQDVRRDVDSVGGVSEIVATGIPAGLGDPVFDKLKADLGKALFSLPAVLGVEYGIGFGCAVLRGSQNNDIFVAEDDRPIATQTNRHGGMLGGISSGQPIVLRAAIKPTSSLARQQPTVTRDGQPTTIATKGRHDPCLLPRFVPMGEAMVALVLADHWLRWKAVTPSS; from the coding sequence GTGGTAATTGTGGACGGAGTGCCACCCGGCCTGGCGCTGAGTGAAACAGACCTCATTCCGGATCTCAATCGTCGTCGTCCAGGCCAGAGTCATCTGGTGACACAACGGAAAGAATCGGATGAACCTGAGATTCTTTCCGGAGTATTTAACGGTGAAACAACCGGGACCAGTATTGCTGTTTTGATTCGGAATAAGGATCAGCGCAGCCGCGATTATACGGAGATTAAAGATAAGTATCGTCCGGGGCATGCAGATTACACGTTTGATGCCCGCTATGGAGTCCGTGATTATCGGGGCGGTGGTCGCAGCAGTGCTCGCGAAACAACCGCCCGGGTGGCGGCAGGTGCGATTGCAAAAAAACTGATCGCTCAGGCCTTTGGGGGCACCGTAGTTGGCTATGTGAGACAGGTCGGCGATGTCATAGCGCACATTGACGCACCCGAGGCTGTGACAGCCGAACAGGTTGAAACATTGCCCGACGGTTCACCGAATCTGGTGCGCTGTCCGGATCCGGAAGCTGCGGCCCGAATGGTGTCGTTGATCCAGGACGTTCGTCGGGATGTGGATTCGGTTGGGGGGGTTTCCGAAATCGTGGCGACCGGAATTCCGGCGGGGCTTGGTGATCCGGTATTCGACAAACTCAAAGCAGATCTTGGGAAAGCACTGTTCAGTCTGCCGGCTGTGCTGGGAGTGGAGTACGGAATCGGATTTGGATGTGCGGTTCTTCGCGGCAGTCAGAACAATGATATTTTTGTCGCCGAAGACGATCGTCCCATTGCCACTCAAACCAATCGACACGGCGGAATGCTGGGCGGGATCAGTTCGGGACAGCCGATTGTGCTGCGTGCCGCCATTAAACCTACCAGTAGTCTGGCCCGGCAGCAGCCCACGGTCACTCGTGACGGCCAGCCAACGACCATTGCCACGAAAGGACGCCACGATCCGTGCCTGTTGCCAAGGTTTGTGCCTATGGGAGAAGCCATGGTGGCTCTTGTACTGGCAGATCACTGGCTGCGATGGAAAGCTGTGACGCCTTCTTCGTAG
- a CDS encoding diacylglycerol kinase family protein has product MSAFLRERAGSFRNAVRGITELVRTETHAKVHLGCTVIVTAAAATISLSSVEWCLIVLSIGLVWTAEALNTALERVVDLTCPTRNSLAGQAKDLAAGAVLLAAITAAAVGLLVFLPRICEYL; this is encoded by the coding sequence ATGAGTGCATTCCTGCGGGAAAGAGCCGGATCATTTCGCAACGCTGTCCGCGGGATCACTGAACTGGTCCGCACTGAAACTCACGCAAAAGTCCATCTGGGGTGCACAGTCATTGTCACAGCAGCTGCTGCGACAATTTCACTTTCCTCCGTTGAATGGTGCCTGATCGTTCTCTCAATCGGCCTTGTCTGGACAGCGGAAGCTCTGAATACGGCTCTGGAACGAGTCGTGGATCTCACCTGTCCCACCCGAAATTCGTTAGCGGGACAGGCCAAAGATCTGGCCGCCGGAGCTGTGTTACTTGCAGCAATCACGGCTGCAGCAGTGGGCCTGCTGGTGTTTCTGCCGCGAATTTGCGAATACCTCTGA
- a CDS encoding L,D-transpeptidase family protein, protein MARTANVRLKIVVEGGIRELPDPAEQGVGTQDSHSRILQFLAEYGLKSRQWLQQPQNYGTLMNLTRGPWMKPFAQNQNQMSARWLMFVTAVAVGFGAWFFDLVPQLRPVPSGQLSVQSDDEISLPSHWKEIDDRTDVSVESGSDEVDPLFEAIADDVDFQDQALTELSEPDISEEPSFGSDSQSESVSVVDPAVRQASFDSDLRSEGLELGDLPDSDVVRAVESGTKVSVLSAETADALRNVDLLVGQEKIVEAHNVLSSLYWKQPKIRSVLKDRIEFTAAEIFSEPHRHFGAPYLVEPGDTLESIGRKHNISWQYLGQLNRIEPMELQAGQQLKVMRGPFSAVVDLSRFELTVHAHGYFVQRYDVGTGEGDNTPLGKFTVQEKVENPAWYNPDGGQIDSDDPQNPLGEYWIGLGDHIGIHGTIDPQSIGSARSRGCIHMRDNDIAEVFSLLGQGASVRIRP, encoded by the coding sequence ATGGCGCGGACAGCGAATGTTCGGCTCAAAATTGTGGTCGAAGGTGGTATCCGGGAGTTACCGGACCCCGCAGAACAGGGAGTTGGCACACAGGATTCCCATAGCCGTATTTTACAGTTTTTGGCAGAATACGGGCTGAAGTCCCGGCAATGGCTTCAGCAGCCTCAAAATTACGGCACGTTGATGAATCTGACCAGGGGACCATGGATGAAGCCCTTTGCACAAAATCAGAATCAAATGTCCGCAAGATGGCTCATGTTTGTGACTGCCGTCGCGGTCGGATTTGGCGCATGGTTTTTCGATTTGGTTCCGCAACTGCGTCCTGTTCCCTCAGGACAGCTGTCAGTGCAGTCAGATGACGAAATTTCCTTACCTTCTCACTGGAAGGAGATAGATGACCGTACCGATGTCTCAGTGGAGTCCGGCAGTGACGAAGTTGATCCTCTGTTTGAAGCCATCGCTGATGATGTGGATTTTCAGGATCAGGCCCTGACGGAACTGTCGGAGCCGGACATTTCAGAAGAACCGTCGTTCGGTTCTGATTCACAGTCTGAGTCGGTGAGCGTGGTTGACCCTGCAGTGCGGCAGGCGTCCTTTGATTCTGATCTGCGGTCTGAGGGGTTGGAACTCGGGGATTTACCTGATTCCGACGTTGTCCGGGCTGTCGAATCCGGCACAAAAGTTTCCGTTCTCTCTGCGGAAACAGCGGATGCACTGCGAAATGTTGATCTGCTGGTGGGACAGGAAAAGATTGTTGAAGCTCACAATGTTCTGTCCAGTCTGTACTGGAAACAACCGAAGATCCGATCTGTCCTGAAAGACCGAATTGAGTTTACGGCGGCAGAGATTTTCTCAGAACCTCATCGACACTTTGGTGCTCCCTACCTGGTGGAACCTGGAGATACGCTGGAATCGATTGGCAGGAAGCACAATATCTCCTGGCAGTATCTGGGACAGCTGAATCGTATCGAACCGATGGAGCTGCAGGCCGGTCAGCAGCTGAAGGTCATGCGTGGTCCGTTTTCGGCCGTGGTCGATTTAAGTCGCTTTGAACTAACAGTCCATGCGCATGGTTACTTTGTTCAACGTTACGATGTTGGCACTGGAGAAGGTGACAACACTCCGCTTGGAAAATTCACTGTCCAGGAAAAGGTCGAGAACCCGGCCTGGTACAATCCTGATGGCGGACAGATTGACAGTGACGACCCACAGAACCCGTTAGGTGAATACTGGATCGGGCTGGGGGACCACATAGGAATTCACGGGACGATCGATCCTCAATCAATCGGCTCAGCACGATCACGTGGCTGTATTCACATGCGCGACAATGACATTGCCGAAGTTTTCTCGCTCCTGGGGCAGGGGGCCAGTGTTCGCATTCGGCCGTAG
- a CDS encoding tetratricopeptide repeat protein, which yields MANDPYSACICGSGRKLKFCCQDILTDMQRIEQLRDNQPDVAEQHLRALYKSHPDKDVLVIELAGLVQERGEYQEARELCIEFLRRNRDEIRVVILLADLTMQTEGFDGARRLMHRAIQLAQPVHYEGIAMLLASVSNEVFRNGNPASAYAHLRRAIHFAPAKLRSSLLFLLSSWTKGIPHHFPLLGSLELFVADVGEDQRETEQKAIRLSNLGCWEPAAILYSRLTDAEPENGTLWYNLGLFHLWDNRMAQAAGALHRAATLLQDFDTCVEAEALAVLLDLEISDDRICTIQNSQQIRRPRELSSRLQEHRQFHFETPGSELHSTEHSDHHFRILADVPPADDGGREQLGVVVVTANLENESDRHMVSVSGPEATHQAAWDVVREAAENSLKEDDQLTEPVIESWVPSCCSDFDWNVHFDPTVPARNIRSAVDGRITSSIESWLQRPQSQLNDRSPQQAADDPELKVAAAASVVVLHALTQRQNHEIRMSDLREQLHIPAPASRLIDEDQTIEGIPLLHYWQLSLPDLTNVQLVQLANRIELIRDVELLEQVTDELFRRPEALEQYSPLRAHMMRALVARFQNRVDDMAKCFDAARKATMDDPDHFKSRLELDLKELSFRLDDPEDPGISPLLHSMRDQYFQKIPEVAEAVRQELTRTGCEQFLAEIETPVIVTTGHETQPQSSGKLWLPGQD from the coding sequence ATGGCGAACGATCCCTATTCCGCCTGCATTTGCGGAAGCGGCAGAAAACTTAAATTCTGCTGCCAGGATATTCTTACAGACATGCAACGCATTGAGCAGCTGCGCGACAACCAGCCCGACGTGGCTGAACAGCATCTGCGCGCGCTGTACAAATCTCACCCTGACAAGGACGTGCTGGTCATTGAACTGGCTGGCCTGGTACAGGAACGGGGCGAATACCAAGAGGCTCGTGAACTGTGTATCGAGTTCCTGCGACGCAACCGGGACGAAATCCGGGTTGTTATTCTTCTGGCTGACCTCACGATGCAGACGGAAGGTTTCGATGGTGCGCGGCGACTGATGCATCGGGCCATCCAGCTGGCTCAGCCGGTGCATTATGAGGGAATCGCCATGCTGCTGGCGTCGGTTTCCAACGAAGTCTTCCGCAATGGCAACCCCGCATCTGCTTATGCTCATCTTCGTCGGGCCATTCATTTTGCACCTGCGAAACTGCGATCGTCGCTGTTGTTCCTGCTGAGCAGCTGGACAAAAGGAATCCCGCACCATTTTCCGCTGCTGGGAAGCCTGGAACTGTTTGTCGCGGATGTCGGTGAAGACCAGCGGGAAACAGAACAGAAAGCAATCCGTCTGAGTAACCTGGGGTGCTGGGAACCTGCCGCCATCCTCTACTCACGTCTTACTGATGCAGAGCCGGAGAACGGAACACTCTGGTACAACCTGGGACTGTTTCATCTGTGGGATAACCGAATGGCACAGGCAGCGGGGGCACTGCACAGAGCGGCAACACTGCTGCAGGATTTCGACACCTGCGTTGAAGCCGAAGCCCTCGCGGTGTTGCTCGATCTGGAAATTTCCGACGATCGGATCTGTACGATCCAAAATTCACAGCAAATTCGACGGCCTCGCGAGTTGAGTTCCCGACTGCAGGAGCACCGTCAGTTTCATTTTGAAACTCCGGGGTCGGAACTGCACAGTACAGAACATTCCGATCATCATTTTCGCATTCTGGCGGATGTTCCTCCTGCAGACGACGGCGGACGGGAACAGCTGGGTGTCGTTGTGGTAACGGCCAATCTGGAAAACGAATCCGACAGGCATATGGTCAGCGTCAGCGGGCCGGAAGCAACCCACCAGGCAGCCTGGGATGTAGTACGTGAAGCCGCGGAAAACAGCCTCAAAGAGGACGATCAGCTGACGGAGCCGGTAATCGAATCATGGGTTCCGTCCTGCTGTAGCGATTTCGACTGGAATGTGCATTTCGATCCGACGGTTCCGGCCAGGAACATTCGGTCGGCTGTGGACGGTCGTATTACCAGCTCCATCGAATCCTGGTTACAGCGACCTCAGTCACAGCTAAATGACCGATCGCCGCAGCAGGCAGCGGACGACCCGGAACTGAAAGTCGCCGCAGCTGCGTCTGTTGTTGTTCTGCACGCACTCACTCAGCGACAGAATCATGAGATTCGGATGAGTGATCTCCGCGAACAGCTGCACATTCCGGCGCCGGCTTCCCGATTAATCGACGAGGACCAGACCATCGAAGGCATTCCACTGCTGCACTACTGGCAGCTGTCTCTGCCTGATCTGACGAATGTTCAGCTGGTACAGCTTGCCAACCGAATTGAACTGATTCGTGACGTCGAACTGCTCGAGCAGGTAACTGATGAGTTGTTCCGGCGTCCCGAAGCCTTGGAACAATACTCACCGCTGAGGGCCCACATGATGCGGGCGCTGGTCGCCCGATTCCAAAACCGAGTCGACGATATGGCAAAATGCTTTGATGCTGCCAGAAAGGCCACGATGGATGACCCGGATCATTTCAAGTCACGACTGGAACTGGACCTGAAGGAACTGAGCTTTCGCCTGGATGATCCGGAGGACCCCGGGATCTCGCCACTGCTACATTCGATGCGGGATCAGTATTTCCAGAAGATCCCTGAAGTGGCGGAAGCCGTTCGTCAGGAACTGACACGTACGGGCTGTGAGCAGTTTCTGGCCGAAATTGAAACTCCCGTCATTGTGACTACCGGTCATGAAACTCAACCACAATCGTCAGGTAAACTGTGGCTGCCGGGACAGGATTAA
- a CDS encoding phosphatidylserine decarboxylase family protein: MSQSKSTSRPLQPMDPRLRDIQPGGGVVIRLEQKWGNVRRWWLKLFRRGWVQRMESLRQGDFNPCPHDVLDSRDLKFHRNQGGWYWDSADDPFRWRDRIPFARVGLAELLVIGGGFTVAGLVFAWAGSVSTGTVQLIAWFASAVLLVIAGLIAWFFRDPPREAPAAPGLVISPADGKIVDIEELDNDDHVGGPAVKIGIFLSIFNVHINRAPVSGRVIGLAYRSGKYLNALRPESARENEQLAVMIETDDGHHRGIVVRQITGAIARRIVCWLKPGDDLKRGEQFGMIKLGSRTELVLPKEACLTIHTQLGDRVKAGTSILADFGTE; encoded by the coding sequence ATGTCACAATCCAAATCCACATCTCGTCCGCTTCAGCCAATGGATCCCCGACTTCGGGATATTCAGCCGGGGGGCGGTGTCGTGATTCGTCTGGAACAGAAGTGGGGAAACGTTCGGCGCTGGTGGTTAAAATTATTTCGTCGTGGATGGGTGCAGCGTATGGAGTCACTGCGCCAAGGTGATTTTAATCCGTGTCCCCACGACGTACTGGATTCCCGTGACCTGAAATTTCACCGAAATCAGGGTGGCTGGTACTGGGATTCCGCCGACGACCCGTTTCGCTGGCGTGACAGAATTCCATTCGCCCGTGTCGGACTGGCTGAACTGCTGGTTATTGGAGGCGGCTTCACTGTGGCTGGTCTGGTATTCGCATGGGCAGGATCAGTCTCAACAGGCACTGTTCAACTCATTGCCTGGTTTGCGAGTGCCGTACTTCTGGTGATTGCCGGCCTGATTGCATGGTTCTTTCGAGATCCACCGCGTGAGGCTCCTGCAGCACCCGGTCTGGTGATTTCACCCGCCGATGGAAAGATTGTGGACATCGAAGAACTGGACAACGACGACCACGTGGGCGGACCGGCGGTGAAAATCGGAATTTTTCTGTCCATCTTTAACGTTCATATTAATCGAGCCCCCGTATCTGGACGGGTGATCGGACTGGCTTACCGATCAGGCAAATACCTCAATGCACTGCGTCCCGAATCTGCGCGAGAGAATGAGCAGCTCGCAGTCATGATAGAAACCGATGACGGCCATCATCGTGGAATCGTAGTTCGTCAGATCACCGGTGCGATTGCCCGGCGTATTGTCTGCTGGCTCAAGCCTGGTGATGATCTGAAGCGGGGTGAGCAATTCGGCATGATCAAACTCGGGTCGCGAACCGAACTGGTCCTGCCAAAAGAAGCGTGTCTCACGATCCACACTCAACTCGGCGACCGAGTGAAAGCAGGTACATCCATCCTGGCCGACTTCGGGACCGAGTAG
- the holA gene encoding DNA polymerase III subunit delta has translation MHATEFLASESGAPVVPVMVLFGSERSLKIDVLHRVPGCQASGDDDSDLSFSRVTGDEAQLTDVTDELLTVSMFGDRRVVMVEDADGFVKDNRGGLEKYVASPARSSLLILDVKSWPKNTRLAKSLSKSGLAVECNPLHGLALVRWLQHTANDQFAKTLDRDTAALMVALAGDRPGVLQQEIAKLASLAGDADRISSEDVRQAVGDWRTQTTWVMLDAVRDGNVAEAIQNLDSLVSAGEPVQKIMGGVTFVFRKFAEATERARQTRDVRGALTAAGVFPSAVGPAEAYLRRIGFHQASRILQLLSDTDANLKGGSRIDLHRQLEELLVRLSGTPQTN, from the coding sequence ATGCACGCCACAGAATTTCTTGCCAGTGAATCCGGAGCGCCTGTGGTGCCGGTGATGGTTCTTTTTGGATCGGAACGTTCACTAAAGATCGATGTGCTGCACCGGGTTCCAGGTTGTCAGGCATCCGGTGATGACGATTCCGATCTCTCGTTCTCGCGGGTTACCGGGGATGAAGCTCAACTGACTGACGTGACCGATGAACTGCTGACCGTTTCGATGTTCGGAGATCGTCGCGTGGTGATGGTGGAAGACGCTGACGGATTCGTCAAAGACAATCGTGGGGGGCTGGAGAAGTATGTTGCATCGCCGGCCAGGTCATCGCTGTTGATTCTTGACGTCAAATCGTGGCCCAAAAACACACGACTGGCAAAATCCCTCAGTAAGTCAGGACTGGCAGTCGAATGCAATCCTCTGCATGGACTGGCTCTTGTTCGTTGGCTGCAGCACACAGCAAATGATCAATTCGCCAAAACACTTGATCGTGATACCGCAGCTCTCATGGTGGCTCTGGCGGGCGATCGTCCGGGTGTACTGCAGCAGGAAATCGCCAAGCTGGCTTCGCTGGCCGGAGATGCCGACCGGATTTCGTCCGAGGACGTTCGGCAGGCCGTGGGAGACTGGCGAACTCAAACCACGTGGGTCATGCTGGACGCGGTCCGTGACGGAAATGTGGCGGAGGCCATTCAAAATCTGGACAGCCTGGTCAGTGCCGGGGAACCGGTTCAGAAGATTATGGGTGGCGTCACGTTTGTGTTTCGCAAGTTTGCGGAAGCGACCGAACGGGCCCGCCAAACCCGTGATGTTCGCGGAGCACTGACGGCGGCAGGCGTGTTTCCTTCCGCTGTCGGACCCGCAGAAGCGTATCTTCGTCGTATTGGTTTTCATCAGGCCAGTCGTATCCTGCAGCTGTTGAGCGATACCGACGCAAACCTTAAAGGCGGCAGTCGGATCGATCTGCATCGACAACTCGAAGAACTGCTCGTCCGGCTGAGCGGTACCCCACAGACGAATTAA
- a CDS encoding Na+/H+ antiporter NhaA: MAKTVERLQEFSIPLIAGVIVAVIWANVSPHSYDAVIHAPIHQIGDWLQAGSALPIPHDGWEHFFTLHFLTNDIFMVVFFGIAAKEITESCLPNGALNPVSKAVNPLFATAGGVIGPVTVFLGLNALLGRSEWMNGWGVPTATDIALAWLVIRCLFGKTHPAVSFLLLLAVADDAIGLGIIAIGYPDPHHPTQWGQLIWLIPAIATAWGLRRRQVQNWIPYVLIGGGLSWWGLHSAHLHPALALVFIVPFLPGPCHDAGLYQGKTPVHCHSPLESFEHDLKRLVDFGLFFFALANAGVAFSEVNGLSWIILTSLIAGKTIGITVFSLVAHWMGFRLPSGMTAGHVVVTSVVAGLGLTVALFVSGQAFSDPGLQGAARMGAVFSVAAAGLAVLVRNAFRLQNVAGDFVDTLAVSKEREQAVS; the protein is encoded by the coding sequence ATGGCGAAGACAGTAGAACGCCTTCAGGAATTTTCGATTCCACTGATTGCCGGTGTGATTGTGGCGGTGATCTGGGCCAATGTGAGCCCGCACAGCTATGACGCTGTCATCCACGCACCGATTCACCAAATCGGTGACTGGCTGCAGGCCGGCAGTGCATTGCCGATACCTCATGACGGCTGGGAACATTTCTTTACCCTTCATTTCCTGACCAATGACATTTTTATGGTGGTTTTCTTTGGAATCGCAGCCAAAGAGATCACGGAGTCCTGCCTGCCCAACGGGGCCCTGAACCCGGTTTCCAAGGCGGTCAATCCGTTGTTTGCCACGGCCGGTGGGGTCATCGGACCGGTTACAGTATTTTTGGGACTCAACGCCCTGCTTGGTCGGAGTGAATGGATGAACGGCTGGGGGGTTCCGACGGCAACAGATATCGCGCTGGCATGGCTGGTGATTCGGTGCCTGTTCGGCAAAACTCATCCGGCCGTAAGTTTTCTGCTGCTGCTGGCCGTGGCCGATGACGCAATCGGACTGGGGATCATCGCGATTGGCTATCCGGACCCTCATCATCCAACACAGTGGGGACAGCTGATTTGGCTGATCCCCGCCATAGCAACGGCTTGGGGCCTGCGACGTCGACAGGTTCAGAACTGGATCCCGTACGTCCTGATCGGCGGCGGATTGTCATGGTGGGGGCTGCACAGTGCTCACCTGCATCCGGCACTGGCACTGGTGTTTATTGTCCCGTTCCTGCCAGGACCGTGTCACGACGCGGGACTCTACCAGGGCAAAACACCTGTTCATTGCCACTCACCGCTGGAATCCTTCGAACATGACCTCAAACGACTGGTCGACTTCGGTCTGTTCTTCTTTGCTCTGGCCAATGCAGGTGTTGCTTTTTCCGAAGTCAATGGTCTCAGCTGGATCATTCTGACATCACTGATTGCCGGCAAGACGATCGGAATCACTGTGTTTTCCCTGGTGGCTCACTGGATGGGCTTTCGTCTTCCGTCTGGCATGACCGCCGGTCATGTCGTGGTGACAAGTGTCGTTGCAGGACTTGGCCTGACGGTCGCGCTCTTCGTGAGCGGGCAGGCGTTTTCCGATCCCGGACTGCAGGGAGCAGCCCGCATGGGAGCCGTTTTCTCGGTAGCTGCCGCCGGTCTCGCGGTTCTGGTTCGCAACGCTTTCCGCCTGCAGAATGTGGCCGGCGACTTCGTGGACACACTTGCCGTTTCCAAGGAGCGTGAGCAGGCAGTCAGTTAG
- a CDS encoding MBL fold metallo-hydrolase: MSEASLGTSSRSTESRNYAAELVLTGTGTSIGVPVVGCDCTVCISDIDSNRRMRSGVLVRAPDGEFVIDTSPELRLQLIQNKASLIQAALFTHAHADHVMGLDDLRIFSHRMDADLPLFCEDSVERSIRQMFGYAFADREEMAHRFAAPRFQFQRIVPGEPFDLLGLQVIPIRLKHGRLPILGFRIEDVAFCTDVSSVPSESNEYLQDLDTLILGALRYKPHPTHLHVDAAVQLAKKFNPRRTFLTHMAHDLDYPTLQNELPDGVEPAHDGLVISIRGG, from the coding sequence TTGTCCGAGGCATCATTGGGTACTTCTTCCCGCAGCACTGAGTCACGAAATTATGCAGCAGAGCTGGTCCTGACCGGTACGGGGACCAGTATCGGCGTGCCTGTTGTGGGTTGTGACTGTACCGTTTGTATTTCCGACATTGACTCGAATCGTCGGATGCGGTCCGGAGTGCTGGTACGTGCTCCTGACGGGGAGTTTGTGATTGATACGAGCCCCGAATTACGGCTCCAGCTGATTCAAAACAAAGCTTCACTTATTCAGGCAGCTTTGTTTACTCACGCTCATGCCGACCACGTGATGGGTCTGGACGATCTGCGGATTTTCAGTCACCGAATGGATGCCGACCTTCCGTTGTTCTGTGAAGATTCTGTGGAACGCTCGATTCGGCAGATGTTCGGCTATGCATTCGCCGACCGGGAAGAAATGGCTCACCGATTTGCTGCACCCCGGTTTCAGTTTCAACGGATCGTACCGGGAGAACCCTTTGATCTGCTGGGGTTGCAGGTCATACCCATTCGGCTGAAGCACGGTCGACTGCCGATTCTTGGTTTTCGAATCGAAGATGTGGCTTTTTGTACCGATGTGTCTTCCGTCCCGTCCGAATCAAACGAGTATCTGCAGGACCTCGACACATTGATCCTGGGTGCTTTGCGCTACAAACCGCATCCAACACACCTGCACGTGGATGCTGCCGTGCAACTGGCGAAAAAATTCAACCCCCGTCGGACTTTTCTGACGCACATGGCCCACGACCTCGATTATCCCACGCTTCAAAATGAACTTCCGGACGGCGTCGAACCTGCGCATGACGGACTGGTAATTTCCATTCGTGGTGGCTGA
- the ribD gene encoding bifunctional diaminohydroxyphosphoribosylaminopyrimidine deaminase/5-amino-6-(5-phosphoribosylamino)uracil reductase RibD encodes MAAGTGLSTTPADLPEDHLFPDDESIMRRALSIALQGLGHTEPNPAVGAVIVDQHRRMIAEGWHAGFGSQHAEVMAIQSARTTRDARMFVTLEPCSHHGKTPPCVDAVIAAEFAEVVVGCEDPAPHASGRGITRLKDAGISVRTGLCHAEARQLIAPFAMLQRNSRPWIHAKWAMTLDGRIAASTGHSRWITCRKSREQVHKLRGIMDAVITGAGTVRCDDPRLTARPPGPRTATRIVLDSTGSSIHEKLRLIQTQSVAPLIVCLADNQPADIARRIRHLGAEVLLLPKTEQGHLCVVSLMHELGRRNMTHVLIEAGAGVTGHFFEAQLIDEVHAFIAPKLVGGTKALSPIGGIGRPSIPTTSDLEKLSVLQIDEDVLIQGRITRTGLPNA; translated from the coding sequence GTGGCTGCCGGGACAGGATTAAGCACAACGCCGGCGGACCTGCCGGAAGATCATCTGTTTCCGGACGATGAGTCAATCATGCGCCGTGCTCTGTCAATCGCGTTACAGGGGCTGGGGCACACAGAACCCAATCCTGCCGTCGGAGCCGTGATTGTCGATCAGCACAGGCGAATGATTGCCGAAGGCTGGCACGCAGGATTTGGATCCCAACATGCAGAAGTGATGGCGATTCAGAGTGCCCGGACAACCCGGGACGCACGTATGTTCGTAACCCTGGAACCCTGCAGCCACCACGGTAAGACACCACCGTGTGTCGATGCCGTGATTGCTGCGGAATTCGCAGAAGTGGTGGTTGGCTGTGAAGATCCCGCACCGCATGCATCGGGACGCGGAATCACCCGTCTGAAGGATGCCGGTATTTCCGTGCGGACCGGGTTGTGTCACGCTGAAGCCAGGCAGCTGATCGCCCCCTTTGCCATGCTGCAGCGGAACAGTCGCCCCTGGATCCATGCCAAATGGGCCATGACCCTTGACGGACGTATTGCCGCATCCACGGGGCACTCCCGGTGGATCACATGCCGGAAATCACGCGAGCAGGTACACAAACTGCGTGGTATCATGGATGCTGTCATTACCGGAGCGGGCACAGTTCGCTGCGATGATCCCCGATTGACAGCACGACCACCCGGACCGCGAACAGCTACCCGAATCGTGCTGGACAGTACCGGCAGCAGCATCCATGAAAAGCTGCGACTCATCCAAACACAGTCAGTCGCACCGCTGATTGTCTGCCTGGCCGACAACCAGCCGGCAGACATCGCCCGGCGAATCCGGCATCTTGGTGCAGAGGTTTTGCTGTTGCCGAAAACAGAACAGGGACACCTGTGCGTTGTTTCTCTCATGCACGAACTGGGGCGGCGTAACATGACCCACGTCCTGATTGAGGCCGGTGCAGGCGTAACGGGCCATTTTTTTGAGGCTCAGCTGATCGATGAAGTCCATGCGTTTATCGCCCCCAAACTGGTTGGGGGAACGAAAGCACTGTCTCCGATCGGAGGCATCGGCCGCCCATCAATTCCCACCACGTCAGATCTGGAAAAACTGAGCGTACTGCAGATCGATGAAGACGTCCTGATCCAGGGCCGCATCACCCGGACCGGGTTGCCGAACGCGTAA